Part of the Syngnathus typhle isolate RoL2023-S1 ecotype Sweden linkage group LG17, RoL_Styp_1.0, whole genome shotgun sequence genome is shown below.
CCTAATGTAAAAAGTAGGCCAATGCTTTACTGCTGTGCACGTTATGTTCCCGCAGCACATTTTACAAGCGTCATTGCTCGGAAGCGAGACGAGAAAAACTCTACAAATGAGACAGCAGTTAGTCAGGAACACTTTGTACCTGCAGTGACAGTGAGCTAAAAGTGATTAATGGCTCTGACCTTCTTCCTCTGATCGGCTAACTATGTCAGTCACCCTTCTGCCCTTTTCCAAagacttctggtctattttggGGTGGAAATAGGCTCCGCTTGACGTATCGTGCACTTATTTGTCAACTTCAGCAAGCAAATCCAAAGTCGAGAACTAATGGCACCTGGCTGGCTGTTTTTGGAAGGAGAATTTGCACTCCCAATGTCTGGTTTCTGGATTGCGCAACACCCTTGTGTAACACAACAGCAAGCCTCAATCTGTACAAATGTGAGGTATTTGTAATATATTCTTATTAATGATGAGACACATTTCTTGTTAAGACTGTTACAGGAGATCATAAATTAATTATTCCAATTATTCGGCCATATCAGGGTTATTATTATGTTTTGAATATCTGGTAAAACTGTCttgtaaaagttttaaaaggtccTCGGAATAACAACGGGGTATTTTTTGTCTAGCGTTGCTTTTAGTGAGTTGCAAAATGAGTCTTTTGTGAAAATTAtcagattatttattttttctgtcacaGCAAGATGAAGCATGCTATTTGTGATTTGCCAACTCTTTCATCAACTCATTCAAGccttgatgctttttttttttttttttttttagcacaagtGTCAGTTTACAGTTTTCAGGAAGTCAGCCTTCTTGTAAATTCTTGGCTGACATGTTTTTTCAGTGAAGCCAGCTGCAGGTTTACCCGCCTAGAGGTCAAATAAAACAAGGTCAGCCATTCCATTAGGGGCTCGGCTTGAATGTCAAGAATTTCAGCTTAAACCTGAGAAACATTTATTCTCTCACGAGGTTCGCTGACTTGAGTTCGCTCCAAactacttttttgttttgatgcatCAGAAGAACATTGTAGTGTTAACATGATGAAATTACAAGCTCCTCCTTGATCAATACAATAAAGACATGGTCAATAAttacagaaagcttttttttcctgatcTTGTAAGAACGACATATGAAAGACATAAATCAGCTCTTCCACACCCATTTCCAAAGAAGCCTGAAGCAACGCTGCTTTGGAAAGTAGAACTTGAAGTATTGCATTTATTTCGTAAGGCAATCAGATCTGTGATGTAACCGACTTCCTGTTGCGTAAAGAAAACAGTCACTATGACCTTGGGGATTTTGTTTCTTAAGAAAACATTGCTGCATTCTTTTTAGGTCAAAACAATCTCTCGGAGTACTTCAATGATTGTTAGTAGAGATTGTTGGAAAGTACAATCCGGATTTATAAATCATTATTTCGTGTAATATTTTATTGGTCTGAAGATTTATGAGAGCTCCAGGATGTTTACTGAGGCAACGACAAACAGACAGCTCATTATTGTTTCATAAAGGCATTAATGAAGCGGTATGATTTGTAGTCTTCAAATTGAGCCTCTGTGGAGTGACAGTCTTCCCGTaatgaaatcatttctaaaaatcccagggaagaaaataaaaacatcatgTATTATGCAGCCTATAGATCCATACAAAAAAAGATTTAGCGTGTTCTATGTTTGCATGCTTACCATTCATTGATTAGTTTTAATTCTTTTAACAAACTCACCATTGTTAGTTTGTGCCAACTACTCAGAGCACTTTCtgttctcacttttttttttttttttaatacatgtcCTCAGGGCCCAGACTCAGTATGATGAATAATTTCTTTCTCTCATATATTGACCTTTGCTTTTGAAAAATTAATGTCAAAGAAAACTGAAGGCATTATTTACGACAAGAAACAACAATCTATTTGCCAAGAAATTCTGTATTTGATTGATTCGATAATGTAGCTCGCAGCATGATTTTATCTCTATGTTAAAATGCCTGCCTACTGGAACTGTAAACTTTAAGTGCCGTTAAATATCAATCCATCTGTTTTCTACCATCTATACAACAATGTTCCAACATACAActgcatgtcattttttttttttttttttaaagtcccatttATAGGAAATGACAATCTGCTGTGATTGTAAAGGCACCGGCTTTTGTCTCCATCAAGATCTCAAGGTCGCCAAACAATGAAGGGGATCAAAGCGGATGGCGTTAACCATCAACTAAAACACGTTTGCTTGCTCAAGCGGTTTATTGACTTGAAAGTGAAAGATCATACTTTTAAAACCAAACAGGTTTGTTTGGCTGTTTGACCTTGAGGCTGTTAACTCTTGCCTATGCAACCAATTCAAATTAGCAGTCAGGTTGGAAAGTGTGAGTCAGGAACATCCTGTCAGACAGCTTCCAGTTTAGGACAcaaatctgtttttattttattttttgggggggggggggcataattGTAATGTGCAGTGATGACGAACTCTATTCTCAGAGTTGTTTGTAATTGCTTGATTAATAAAAGATTCATTCCGTAATATTTCTGAAATGTGTTTTACAGGTGTCTGTCACATAATTGCACCATAAGCAGCAAAATATGAAATGACAATTATTATctccgagaaaaaaaaaatcatacaggAGGTTGATTCGTTTGTTTGGACAAACACTGTTTATTTAGAACCTGCTTTTATTTATAACATTAAAAAATCTGATAGATGGATCAACTATAccattgatatatatattttttaattcgcTACTGATGCAAATTCTGCTCAGATTCATATTGGTTCTGATTTTCGGCTGGTTCTGCTGCTTTGTGTTGCAATGGCGTAACATTGCTTCATTATGACGCACTTACGCAATGTGGGGAGGAGTCGATGAGGTCATATGACGACGGCATCTGCTATTTGCGGCAACCGTCTGGAGCTTTCCTCTGCACAGGGGCGGTCGTCGGCGCGCGGCGGGGGGGCTGGCTTATGAGAGTGGTCACTTTAGAAGGCGGTCCCTCAATTTGCACACAAACCGGACCCCAGCTGGTTCATGCAAGGAGAGAAACCGTCCCAAGCTGAACTCTGCGTTACAAAGCTGCAGCGCTCATCCAAGTAGAGCAGAGTGAAGAACAACGCGGCTGATAATATCACGTAACGTttacagagcagagcagagagcATCTGCAGCCCGCACGGAGGAACAGACAGCGCATCTTCGGGAACCGGCGGCACCGAATTCCCATCACAGGTACAACTAATTCCATTTACACTATTATTATCAGTAGTACTTAAATAGTGATGTATTTGAATTTAGTGTATTATTCGGGGGTTTAGtctatatttatttttccattttctaaACGTGGAATTaagttgcattttattttttctgaaaaaaaataaggGGTTGATTAGTACAAAATGTCCTGGCGTAGTCTGTGTTAGTTTGGGACAATATGCCGCTTTATGCAGGTTTAGTCTGTTCTCGTCAGGACACAGACTGTGTTCCCGTCAGAAGTGGGTCGATAGTCCTGGTGGCGGAAGACCGGAATTTAGGTAGATTTAAAAGGCGCTGTGCTATAATAAAACAAGTATTATTTATAGTAtataaattattatattattattatagtataTTCTGGTGTATTCTGGCGATGGGTTTaagtgaaataaaaatgtagGTCAAAGTCATGTAGGGCACTATAACACAAAAAAAGTTGTGCCACATCACCATCTTAGTGTCACGTAAGATCTTATTGATTATAAATTACACAAGTTGCTCCAGTTTCACCAGAGTAGTGTAATAGACTTACATAATATTGTGTTGTAATGGCAGTTGCGTAACCATTAAATCCCCTCCATTGTGTCTCCCTCACCACTAGGTGGCACTGTTGCTGCAACATCAACGCAACCCGAGCTTTGACGCTGTTGTACATTCTCAATGTTTGAGGAGGTATCCCAGGAGATGAGGGTGCAGCAAGGTGTAGCTATGCTCCACCCATTGGAGTCCTCAGCAGAAGCAGAGAAGGTACCTCTAGCCTTCGCAGATGATACCATGTCCGTCCTGACCTCCAGCAACCTGCTGGCCCGCTCCCTGCTGGGCCGTCCCACCGCCGTGAAGCGCAAAGAAAGTCCCTCATCCAGCATCAGACGCAAGCGTGAGTTCATCCCGCTGGAAAAGAAAGACGAAGGCTACTGGGACAAAAGGAAGAAGAACAACGAGGCGGCCAAGCGTTCGCGGGAAAAGCGACGGGTGAACGACATGGTCTTGGAGAGTCGCGTGCTGGCCCTGCTGGAGGAGAACGCTCGGCTCAGGGCCGAGCTGTTGGCTCTCAAGTTCCGATTTGGTTTGGTGAAAGATCCGTCCAATGCGGCCATCTTGCCTCTTTCCGCGGCGCCTCCGCACACCCCTCCGAGTGTGACTCCCCACTATTATCTCCTCAACTCCTCATCACACACCAACAACCAGACGAGTCAGCCGAGCGGACGGGGCTCCAGAGACGGTGGCAACCTGTCAGAAGATTCGGGCTTTTCAACTCCAGGTAGCTCAAGTGTTGGAAGCCCAGTCTACTTCGAAGACCGGCTCAGTGACCATGAAAAATCTTCACCACACAGAGCAGAGGAGATGAACTTGGACCTCTACCACTCTGCTGATGTCCACCACAGGGTGGACCAAGCCGAGTCTATGAAGAACCTCCCGCATAAGCTACGTTTCAAGACGCCCGGCAACTGTGAGGCAGGCGATGCGGCAAGCGATCCCAGCGGCACTCGACGCAGCCCGGCACCTCCCACCGTAGAAGGTCCGCGTGATACCCCCAAAAGCCAAGAACTAATTAGAGGCGAAACAGGAGAGGGGCACTCGAGCCCGTGGCTTCCCCTGCAGAACAACGGGGGCAGGAAGGGGAGACAGTCACCTCAGCATGTCGCCCCAAACTTCAACCCGCAGCCTCCTTCTCAAGGACACACAGAGGTCAAGTACCAGCATGAGAACAACTTCCTGAAGACTCAACTGAGCTCTTTGAGCATGGAGGTGGCTCAACTTAAAAAACTTTTCACAGAGCAGCTCATGTCCAACGCTACCTAAGAAGCACTCTTTGTCAGTAATCGTTAACAATGTgatgtgttttgcttttttttttgtaataaatgtCAGTAATATATATTCCTCTTGTAGTCTGCTGTTTAGGTTGCACGCCTCAGGCATGGAGCTTCCATTTTGTGTCAGATGTACAATGAATCTCGTTAATCGTGGTGGTTTGGGGAAATTGCACAAAAAATTGCTGATAGATGCCGCATGAAGAATAATACAAGAAAATATAAGTTCCCAAATATATCTGCAAATAGTTGAATTCACTAATGCTGACCACCACTATGCGGGAGTTCACTGTACATTAATTTCTATAATCCAACACACTGTGACAGCTAACGATGGCAAATAACATCACAAGTTCAAACATTTTCGCAAAAGCGATTGCAAAATGCTTTGTACTGTTGAGACAAGTCAGATCACTGTAAACAGATAGCAGATAAGAAGGTAGCAGGTGGACATCAAAACCTGGTGAGCTAATAAAAAAGACTCAAGGTTCCTTCAATGTGTTGTTggttgtttgtgtttatatttGTTGTTTGTCAATTTATCTGTTCAGATCTGAATGGTgtctgtatatttttatttcaactgaAATAAACATTTGATAAAGTCACTGTGTTATggtcattttatatatattaaattatcctctttttttgtaaataatagAGTTGCTGAGTAAGTTTAAAACATGTTTGCAGCTCTTGTAATGTTTCTCATCATGTAAAACTAGCAACAAAGTCAACAGACTGCTCGTTGTTTGTATAGTTGTCCACCAGGGGGCAGCAGAATATCATTGAGAGTCATTCAAGTCTAAATCCATTTTTCATCATGCAAATCATTGGAAAATTCTATTCTTTTGTTCTGATATTAGCAAATTGGTGATGAGTTCATTTCATCAGCTCTCCATTTTTGTTCTTTCAATTATATTTAGACAAGAAAAGGTTATGTGGCAGACTTTACgattcatttcaaatgtttttgtataCTGTAGACcgttttattttgctttatgTAAGATATAACCTTTTTAAAAACCAAAACACATTAATTTAAGGTTGGTTAATAACCCGAAGCTAAAGTTCGTCCCAGAGATTAGGTAGCCTACATATTCAATATCCATAATAAACTCAAGGGCACATTACTTCCTGAATATAAATGCAATTTCATCTACAATCCttataaattaaaatatatcTTCAAAATAAATTGAACAATCTTGTGTTGGAATGAAAAAGACTGCGACAGATGCTGCAGGTGTGGAGAAAGGAATGTCATTTCATGATGCCACTGCAATATCACTACTCACATCTACGTAACTCTCACAACCCCCTCTTTCCCCCAATCTGttgcccccaccaccaccatcctttttttttttcttcagtgaaAGGATAACGCCTGTTGCTAGGCAGGCAGTGCGACAGTTGCCATGGGAACGCTTGCAGACAGAGCTGGGGGGCTGCTCGGGCGGGGATAAGGATGGGGTGCGAAAAGAAAGGAATGATGTAGAGACGGAGAATGTGTGTTTTGATGGGGGAGGGGCATCCATGCAGCCAATGCTTCAGCTCCTTCAGTGCTATTTGTATCCTTCATCCTTGGAGGGGAAACAAAGAGTTGCACTTCAGGTGATCCTGTTTTCCAAATTTAAATTTGCACAATTTTATGAATGTGCAGGTGGAAGCTTATTTTTGGTCAGGATCATAAATTATGACTGGTCTGCATAACAGTGTCAAgtttacaaatttttttttcctattgacTCCTGCTTCCTTCCAAAAAAATTTTATGGTAATATTTCAGGCTGGAATAATGGGGAGTGCTAAAATGACCTCTGTAAAATATGCGGAGTTTTAACTGACAATTTCCTGGCATTGTTTAAGAAGAAGAACCTTACAACAAATCATCccatgctgcaaaaaaaataaattgtggcTGCTTACAGCGTGATCAACTACAATCAAATTTTCCGCTTAAAAGTAAGTTGAACTTGCAGACAGTGGCGGAGCTACGGGGGGGGGCACAGGCCTCCCCCCTTGAACCCCCAGGTGCCAGACTAAATAATGAAATTgaaatcctagctccgccagttcTTGCAGACTGGCAAACAAAGTGGCATGCAAACTGTCCCCTTCACATTGTCCGGTTCAAATATGGTCAGTGTTACCAAACCAGTTTGTTGTCAACTCAACACTGTCATGTTTGATAGCCAGTCAACTATTTCGAATGCCTCAC
Proteins encoded:
- the nfil3-6 gene encoding nuclear factor, interleukin 3 regulated, member 6 encodes the protein MFEEVSQEMRVQQGVAMLHPLESSAEAEKVPLAFADDTMSVLTSSNLLARSLLGRPTAVKRKESPSSSIRRKREFIPLEKKDEGYWDKRKKNNEAAKRSREKRRVNDMVLESRVLALLEENARLRAELLALKFRFGLVKDPSNAAILPLSAAPPHTPPSVTPHYYLLNSSSHTNNQTSQPSGRGSRDGGNLSEDSGFSTPGSSSVGSPVYFEDRLSDHEKSSPHRAEEMNLDLYHSADVHHRVDQAESMKNLPHKLRFKTPGNCEAGDAASDPSGTRRSPAPPTVEGPRDTPKSQELIRGETGEGHSSPWLPLQNNGGRKGRQSPQHVAPNFNPQPPSQGHTEVKYQHENNFLKTQLSSLSMEVAQLKKLFTEQLMSNAT